The Dehalococcoidales bacterium region TTGTGAGCTCCTTTCCGGTAATTTTAAGATATGCGTCTTCAAGGCTTGGTTCTTTATAATATGCTGAACGAATGACGGCTCCGGTTGAATGTATAAAATCTGTAGTTTCTTTGAAATCCAGCTCTTTGCCTGAGATTGAAAGACTGTTACCGTTTATTTTTACCTCTGGATATTTCCCGCGTATCTCGTCGAGCGCTTTCAAGGTGATGTTCCAGGCATGGACTATGATGGTGTGCTTATCCATCGAGCGCGTTTTCAGATCCAGACTGCTTCCGAGTGCGGCAATTTTACCCGCATCCATAACAGCTATATTATCGGAAAGGAAATCCGCCTCTTCCATGTAGTGAGTGGTAAGGAGAATTGTTTTTTCCCCTTTGAGGCTGGCAATGTATTCCCATAACGCTCTTCGTGCTTGTGGATCAAGCCCAAGGGTGGGTTCATCTAAAAAAACTATTGCCGGATCGGCTATAAGCGCCATGGCAATACTAAGGCGCCGTTTCATTCCTCCGGAAAATTTCCTGACTTGATCTTTGCGCCTTTCCCCCAAGCCCATAATTTCAACCAGCGCTGCTGACCACCTGCTGGCTTTATCCGGAGGAATTCCTCTAAGTTTGGCAATCAGTTCCAGGTTTTCAAGTGAGGTTAGGCGTTCAGAAAGCGTCGTTTCCTGAGGAGAAACACCTATGACATTTTTTACGGACATTGCTTCTTTGTTAATATCAAATCCCATGATGCGGGCGGTGCCCCGGGTGGGTTTTAAAAGACAGCAAAGCATATTGATGGTAGTTGTCTTGCCGCTGCCATTCGGGCCGAGCAGAGCCAGCAGCTCTCCCTTGCGTATGTCCAAATTCAGATTATCGACAGCCCGTGTTACCCCGAATGAGCGGCTGAGTTCAAAAGTCTGAATTGCAAAGCTATCATCGATCGGCCGGTCATATGCTTCCTGATCCAGTTTGGTCCTCCATGACTTCTACTGTGTTATTCTATCACAAAAATGGACTGTGATATATGATTTTTTAGGTCTTATCCGGAAAAAATAGTGGATTTCAGTATCAACGAGGACTATTTAAAAATGTGAAAAAGTAAGCCAAGCCGTCCACGACTCACCAGATAGGTGCCAGAAAAACGCATTACTTCTTTAATTTGCTGCCGGTATTTCGGAGCATAACAATGATCAGGACATTTCCGGCAGGAAGGCTTGGGATCAAACGGGCATTGCATCAGTTTAGCAATGCCGTGGTTGAATAACCGTTCACAGTCTTCGCACAGAGAGACCTCTTTTTTGTTAATAGTCTCTTCAAGTCTTTCGTCGATAATTTTTACAGCATGCCTGGAGGTTTGAGTGTGTTTTCTGCGACAGTAGACATCGATGAATTCCGCCAGTATTCTTATATCGGTAGCTTTCTTTTTATCCAGATTATCAAAAAGTCGGGACATAATAGCCGTTATTCTTTATCCAGCTCCAAGATTTCTGGAGAAAAAGGGTCATGGTATAATTCAAGTTCATATACTGATTGCTGGGCGGCGTCTCTTAACAATTCATCCGGAGATTCCAAGAGGCTGTTCAATGCCTCTTTGGATTCCTTGCCTCCTATTTTACCCAGGGCTTCTATAGCTGCCAGCTGGACATCTCTATCATCATCCTCAAGCAAGGGGATCAAGGCATTAACCGCATCTTCCTCTCCAATTTCTCCGCAGGCGCAAGCAGCCTCGTAACGCAGCTCAGCATCGTTGTTTTGTAGTTGGGGCATCAGAATCGTAAGCCAGTAAGGGTTGCAGTTGACCCCCATAGAATAAACAGCGCTCAATTTAAATTCCCGGTTGTCATTTTGGAAGGCTTCTTTTATAGCTGTGTGGACTTCGGCTAGCCCCAATGGAGAGACAGCCTCCAGTGATCGGCGCCGCAGCTCATTGGACTTATCCGGGTTGTTAAAGATAGAAAGCAGAATATTTGCGAGTTGCTGTTTGGCGTCTTGTTTATTATTCAGCTCGGCATCCAGACAAAATCGTTCCAAAGCCTGGACTGAACAAATTCTGACTTCTTCGGATTCATCTTCAAGTGCAATTGCAATCAGCTTGCGTTGTAACCAGTTTTGACGGTTTTCCCACAGTCCGTTGATGGAGACGAGGCGTATCTGGGGATCTTCATCGTCAAGACCAAGCTTTAAAATAACATCGAAGTTCAACTCCACGTTATCTTCTGCGAGGTCTTTGAGCCTCAATATGATATTATATCTTCGTTCAGGACCGAGTTCATTCCAAGCGTCACGAAATTTTAAAAATGACTCTGATGACAGGTCGGAAAGCTCAGCGAGGTGGCTTGACGAAACGGGATCGTCGGTATTTACCAGGCTGCTAATTACTTCATCCAGGGTAATAGGAATACTCAAGTAAGGGCGGTTAATCTTCCTCGTCTTCTTCGTCGTCATAATACTCTTCGCCCTGTTCCCAAATGGGCTCAGTAAAGTAATCGATATAATCTTCCATGGCTTCAGCAGCAAACTCCTTGATTCGTTGCTGAGTTTCCTTGGCTACTTCAGCCAGATCGGCGGTATCCAGTTCGATGCCCAGCATTGGCTTGAGTTTGTCAAGAACAGCCAGTGCTGCCATTGGGTTTTGAATGCGATGGGAGTACGAAGGGACATCACCCAGGAGACATATGCCGTCTATATTGCGCTCTTTGGCAACGCCAAGAAGAAGGCCGTTCAGGCCGCTAATCTGCAAATTGCCGCCCCGGTTTAAGTTCAACCTTTCAAGTTTCTCAGCCATAGCCGGATTTGTAGCTACTCCACGTACAGAAGGTTGTTCGGTATGGTGCATTCTGGTCATCGCGGCGGCACAGGTATAAACACGGCTCATACGGAACCGACTTCCGAGGTCCAATATGGCATTAGCCATATCGTATGCCTTAGATGCTGGCTGGGCATCCCCTATAAAAAGAATTAAGTCGTTTGGACCGGTCGAATTTTTATAGTAAAAAAACCGGCTTTGCGGGAAGCTTGGTGCTTCTACAATATTGTTGCGTGCCAGCACTCCTATCGGTTCAAAGAAATACATTGGTTTTATCTCTGCCAAGTCTTTGAAAGGCAGCTTTTCTAGCAGGTAGGATGCAATAATCAGCGCAACTGAAGAAACCCCAGGCCATGCTGCAATCAGGTTTGGTTCGTTGAGCTTCGGCCGGGCAATTATTTTTATGAGCTCTCTTGTGTCCATCATTTCAGTCCGGTTCCTTTAATTGAAAGCTATTTGGATGCTACAGATATTTCGTGGCAATAGATTGAAGGTGTATGAAGGGAGCTGCCTACCCACCGCCCATCATTCCCGATAGCAGCTATGTCCTTAAGGATTTTGTATACGTTTCCGTGAATCATGGTGTTTTTTACGCGACCAGCGATTTTCCCATCTTCGATCTTATATCCAAGCAAAACATTCCCGGAAAAATCTCCGCCCAGAATGTTTCCTTGTTCGCCACCCATTAATTGTTCGATTATCAGCCCTTCTTTTATATCGGAGATCATTTCTTCAAAAGAGGTGTCCCCGCCCTTTATGATTAGTGCGTTGATTCCTGGCGAAGGCAGGCTCCCTCCGCTTCGATTACCATTACCAGTGCTGACAGTCCCAGCCAGGGCTGCTGTATGCAGGTCGTAATAGAAGTTTTCCACTGTTCCCTGATTGATGAGCGGCATTGCTCGAGTGGCGATGCCTTCATCATCAAATGGTGAGCTGGCTGCTTCAAAATCAGAAGTTGCATCGTCAATAATACTAAGATCAGGGCTGAAGAGTTTCGTCCCCAGTTTTCCTTTTAATGGAGAAGCCCCTTCAAGTACCATCTTGCCATTAAATGCACTCACCAGCGGTGCTATCAAGGCATTTTCAACGCCATGTGGAGTGAAAACAACTGGCATGGTCTTGGAGGAAATAGCTGTCTGGTCTTTCGCCCATTCCAGCTGGCGCAATACGTTCGAGACTACGTCTTTCCCAGAATAAACAGGGTGGCTGGAGTACTTTCCATCACCTACAAAAAGCATGTCGGTACCACGCACAAGCGTGCCGCCGATTCCGAAGCTAAACAGACCGGAATAGGATTTTGCCTGCAGGCCATTGGAGTTCAAGATAGTAATATTACCGCTGTGTCTGCTTATTCCAGCATCACAAATGATTTCAGGGGAGGCTTTCGTGACAGTATCTATTAGCTCCTGACCCAATTTAACCATATCCTCGATCGTTATCTTTTCTATGGCAGCGTCGTAGGTCTTTACTGGTAGGTATTGCTGAGGTGATGGCAGCTCGAAACGAGCTTTCATGCCGAATTCAGCAGTTTCTACTGCCATAGTTACCAGCTTTTCAGGTTCTTCAGAATTGGTAGTAACGCCATATCCAACACGGCCATCCTTTATGATGCGAAGGGCGATAACCGTACTTTGGTTGCTCTCGATATTTTTCAGGCGGTTTGACTCGAATTCAACCGGAATTTCCTCGTCTGAGTAACTAAATACCTCGGCAGCTTCGCATTGTTTGAGCGCAAGATTGAGGATTTCTTCCATTTACTGTCCTCCCACGAGGCATTTGCGTATGCGAATGTGAGGACTCCCGTTAGATACGGGTAGAGGTGATTGGCCGCCCTTGCCGCATCCCCCGCCCTGGTTCATGTCCAGATCGTTGCCGATAGCGTCAATATTATGAAGGGTGCTGAAGACATTTCCGCTGAGGACTACCGGTTTGATAAGTTCGGCGACTTTACCGTTTCTTATCATATATGCTTCTCCGCCGGAAAAAGTAAACATTTCCATGCTGGTAGTGCCGCCATACCAATTTTTTACATAAATACCCTCTTTGATATCAGACAGCATTTCTTCGAATGTAGTCTTTCCTGGTTCTATATAAGTGTTACTCATGCGCACTATAGGCTGGTGGCGGTAGCTGATAGCCCTGGCGTTACCGGAGGGTTTTTCCTTCATAATGGCGGCAGTTTCTTTGGAATGTAGCCTGCCTACTAGTTTGCCTTCTCTGATCAGGTAAGTCTTTTGGGAAGGGGTTCCTTCTTCATCATAGCAATAAGTGCCACGTAAATTTGGCATTGTGCCATCGTCAATAATATTAAGCTCGCTGGAACCAAAGGCTTTTCCGAGGGTCATTATCTCTCTCAAGCGCTCGTTTTCATAAACAAAGTCTGCTTCAGAAAGGTGGCCGAAAGCTTCATGGGTAAACACCCCTGCGATAACAGGATCGAGTATAACGGTATATTCTCCGCCTTTTACACGTGGGGCTTCGAGCATTGCTACTGCTTTTCTGGCAATATCCTGAACCTGCTCCTCAAGCCCGGTAATATCATTAAAATTCCCGGTAGACCCAAGGCTGATGCCTGATTGTTGAACGTCACTATCTTTTCCAGCTATGGCGCTCATTCTTAGGCTAACGTCCGCTCTTGACTGTTCGATAAAGCTTCCTTCGGAATTAAGAAAAATACTAGTTTTGTACCCATCTCCGTAACCGATAAAAGAAGTATTCAAGGGAGCGGCCTGCCACATTAATTCATTATAGGAATCCAGCAATTCCTTCTTGGTGCTAAGATTGATTTCACGAGGGTTGTGAAGCGGAGGTGGAGTCTTTATTACGACAGGCGCAACGTCTGCCAATTGGCTTTGGCGGTTACCGGCAAGACGGGCGCTGTCCAGTGCTCTTTCCAAAGAGGTCCTAAGGTTTTCAAAACGGTTAAAGGTAGAAAAACCCCATCCGCCACGGTATAGTACCCGAATGTTTCCTCCGGCAGAAGAAGATTCGCTAACGGTTTCAAGCTCCCGCCCCCGGTAACTCAGCCTGCATGATGTGCTGGCTTCAAGACGGGCTTCAATATACTCCGCTTCCTGGTTATATATAAGAGATTTTAAGTCGTGGGCAACTTCATTAATATGCGGCAAAGGATCGTTTCCTTATATACAAAATAAGATGGTTCTAATGGTTAGTTTAACGGCCTTGCATTGTGTTGTCAATTCTGATAGAATGCTCCCTTGTCAACGCTGATTTTTGAAGTTTAAACCTCTAAAGTTGTGTAATTGACAGCCCCGCAAAAGATGTGATAGGATATCTTTTGCCCTAAGAGCAGTACTTTAACAACTGGATAGCGGAAGAAAGTTAAAAAACCCTTTATATTTTCGGAGAGTTTGATCCTGGCTCAGGATAAACGCTGGCGGTGTGCATTATGCATGCAAGTCGAACGATTCTTCCCGCAAGGGAAGGATAGTGGCAGACGGGTGAGTAACACGTAAGTAACCTGCCCTTAAGTGGGGAATAACTTCGGGAAACCGGAGCTAATACCGCATGTGATGGCTTTCTGATGGAAAGTCATTAAAGCCGTAAGGCGCTTGAGGAGGGGCTTGCGGCCGATTAGCTTGTTGGTGGGGTAAAAGCCTACCAAGGCTACGATCGGTAGCTGGTCTGAGAGGACGATCAGCCACACTGGGACTGAGATACGGCCCAGACTCCTACGGGAGGCAGCAGCAAGGAATTTTGGGCAATGGGCGAAAGCCTGACCCAGCAACACCGCGTGGGGGATGACGGCCCTCGGGTTGTAAACCCCTTTTCTCAGGGAAGAATAATGACGGTACCTGAGGAATAAGCTTCGGCGAACTACGTGCCAGCAGCCGCGGTAATACGTAGGAAGCGAGCGTTATCCGGAATTACTGGGCGTAAAGCGCGCGTAGGTGGTCTTTCAAGTCGAATGTGAAATTTCCCGGCTTAACCGGGAAGGGTCATTCGATACTGTTGGACTAGAGAGCGGCAGGGGGAAGCGGAATTCCCGGTGTAGTAGTGAAATGCGTAGATATCGGGAGGAACACCAGTGGCGAAGGCGGCTTCCTGGGCTGTTTCTGACACTGAGGCGCGAAAGTGTGGGTAGCGAACAGAATTAGATACTCTGGTAGTCCACACCGTAAACGATGGGTACTAGGTATAGGGAGTATCGACCCTCTTTGTGCCGAAGCTAACGCTTTAAGTACCCCGCCTGGGGACTACGGCCGCAAGGCTAAAACTCAAAGGAATTGACGGGGGCCCGCACAAGCAGCGGAGCGTGTGGTTTAATTCGATGCAACACGAAAAACCTTACCAGGGTTTGACATGCTAGAAGTAGGAACCCGAAAGGGGGACGAACTGTTAAGTCAGTAGCTAGCACAGGTGCTGCATGGCTGTCGTCAGCTCGTGCCGTGAGGTGTATGGTTAAGTCCTGCAACGAGCGCAACCCTCGTTGCTAGTTAATTTCTCTAGCGAGACTGCCCCGCAAAACGGGGAGGAAGGTGGGGATGACGTCAAGTCAGCATGGCCCTTATGTCCTGGGCTACACACACGCTACAATGGATGGTACAATGGGTCGCGACATGGCAACATGTAGCTAATCCCCAAAGCCATCCTCAGTTCAGATTGCAGGCTGAAACTCGCCTGCATGAAGTCGGAGTTGCTAGTAACCGCATATCAGAATGTTGCGGTGAATACGTTCTCGGGCCTTGTACACACCGCCCGTCAAGTCATGAAAGCCGGTAACACCTGAAGTCGATAGGCTAACCCGCAAGGGAGGCAGTTGCCGAGGGTGGGACTGGTGATTGGGACTAAGTCGTAACAAGGTAGCCGTAGCGGAAGCTGCGGCTGGATCACCTCCTTTCTAGGGAGAAATGACCCATGGTCAATCTTCCAGGTCGATCTCTGATTCATTCGGAGTTTAACTTTCTTTCTTCCGCTATCCAGGGGTTAAGGGCTGCTTTTTAGATAGTCGCGAACATGAAAAACCGCACTTTGCATATAGTAGCCTATAGCCTGACCATTCTGGCTTGGGCTATTCTTGTTTGTGGGGTTGTTGCATCTATTATCGTTGGGGTGAAAGCGGCTACTCCACTTGCACAGATTACCTTTTTGTTAGGCGGATTTGTACTGTCCGCGCTCAATACTGCACTTTTACTTGGAGCTTCCAAACTGATATACTTACTCATCAATATTGACCAAAACTTGGAAAAAATCCAGGATAGCCTCAAACAGGTTAAACAGTAATCTTCTACACGGGCCACTAGCTCAGTTGGTTAGAGCACAGTCCTGATAAGACTGGGGTCTCTGGTTCGAGTCCAGAGTGGCCCACCATAAAGCTAAAAATGCCGCTGCCAGGCAAAAAATAGGGTTGGTAGATCACAGTCCATATAGTACAACTCACGCACGAGCCAATCGTAGCGTAGAGCACAGTCCATATAAAACACTGTCACATTATACCGAGTATTTTATCGTGGCGTGTCGGGTTGAGGGCAAGTCGCCAAATACACTGGAGGATTATAGCACACGACTAAAGCGGTATATCGGCACTAATGGCGATGTGCCAGCTGACGCTGTCAGTGCCCTCGACATCAGGGCCTACCTGTCAAAATTACAGTCACAGGGGCTGCAGCAAACAACAGTACGCAGCCATTATAAGGTCCTTAAAACTTTTTTTAACTGGTTGATTGCTGAGGAGCTGCTGGACAAAAACCCAATGTCTCACGTTAAACCTCCCAAGCTCCCCAAGAAGATGGTGCATCCTTTCAGTCCGGACGACATCGAGAAGTTGCTTATATTGACATCGGGCAATACTTTCCTCGACGTACGCAACCGAGCAATCATTCTCATGTTCCTTGATACAGGGGTCCGGCTCTCCGAGATGGCAGCTTTTACCCTGGCCGACCTGGACGTAAACTCCGGCCTGATACGCGTCACCGGCAAGGGCAACAAAGAGCGGGTTGTCCGCGTTGGCCAACGGACATTGAAAGCGCTGCTCAGGTATCTGTTGATGCGTGACGATAATTACCCGGCAATGTGGCTTACCGAGGAAGGTACACCGCTGCACCGGGACGGTATCAATATTATGGTTCGCAGATTAACCGCGCGGGCTGGTATTACCAGAGCAAAACGAGGGCCGCATACTTTCAGGCACACCGCGGCGTTAGCTTACTACCGCAACGGCGGTGACATTGATACACTGCAAATCATGCTTGGCCATTCCAGCACCTTGATAACCAGGGAATATCTATCAACCATTGGTGCTGACGATATGATAGCGGTCCATAAAAAGGTGTCCCCAGTTGATAACCTTAAAATACGTTTTTAAAGGCTGGGAATTATCGGCTAATAGAATTACACCATAAAAGGGTTAAAGAGGCGTTGCAAATGATTGTAACGGGGTTAGGTAAGGCGTTAGTTCTGTTCTGTTCTAGTGGATGGTGAAACATGACACAACATAAGTTATAGTGACGTCGGATGTCAAAAAATAAAATTCATTTCCCTTACAGAGCAAGCTTCAAGCTGTTCAGTAACTCAAGTTAAAGGTTAGCGTAAAGGTTGCTTTCGTACCACATGCTCTACGGGGCAGGATTCGAACTTAACGGCTTCTCATGCCTATCTGAGGCTATCTGCTAACGGCTTTTGTAACTATTAACTCATCTGCAAAATCTGATAAGTCAATTGTAAACAATTTGGGATTAGTACCCCCCTACTCAATTTCGCGGATTTGTGCGCGAGGCTGCCCACTCGCCTTTCGTTCTAAACCTGTTGACTTTTGACCGGCCCCCCCCTTCCTTACCTAGCCTGTTTTAAATTAAACACATTGACCTGGTAATGGTGATTTGTTAACCAATGGAAGGGTGGAAGTTGGGACTAATACAAATTATTAGTACATTATTAGGCCATAAAGGCTTATCACCATGGAGAATTTGACTGAATTTAGCTTTGAATATAACACATTTGGGGCTGAAAGTAGCGCATACGGGAGTCTGAGAAAAAACAGAAATGGGTGCTTTTACGTTTGAATCAGTGACAAATGGTTTCGTGTTTAAGCTATCTATTAGCTTTAAATGAACTGGTTATCCGTTGCATTCATCATAATGTCTATCAAGGACGGATGTAGTAGTTACTCAAATATCTTACAATTTCTCTCATCTAGTGTTGGATTAATCTGATCTTTCATATAATTTCATTGTGCCAAAAACGGGAGCCTTTTATGGGTACAATAGTAACAAGGGGCAGGTAATCAACCTGCCCCTTGTGCGTTCTTAAAATATCTTATTTACAGGCCAGAATTGCCCGCTTGACTAGTGTTTTAGCAATCTGTATCTTGTACTTGTTACCTGGATTTGACCCGTTACCCGGCATACCGATGGCGCCAGATACGGCGGCTGCACCAGCAGCTTCGGCATTAGCCTCATCAATGGCTTTGCCCTTGATGGCGTCCTCAGCCTTGGTTGCCCGGTAGGGGTTGTTATGTACGGCATTTAGGCAGATGCGAGCATCCTCCCTACTTATCAAAACTGCACAGTTTACAATTGGAAAGTCAATTGTTTTACGTAATGCAAATTTCTGAAAGGCACTCTTAGTACCAGAGGCAGGAGTTGGGATTTGAATCTCCTTAACGATTTCGTTCGCTGCAAGGATAGTCGAACCAGGCACAGCGTAATCCCAGAAGTTTTCGGCTTCATAAGCATCTTTATTAGTGACAATGATTGCGTTAAGAGCTATGAGGGCAGGTGCTGTATCGCTGGGATTGACAGCGATACAGCCTTGTACAGCACCAAATATTGAGTGATACCTGTTATCACCCATCATGGCAAAGCACATGTTGCCACCTTTTCGGATGCAATCAAAGCGATTATCTGGATTGCGGAAATACCAACAACGGTTGTATTGGCATATGTTGCCTCCAATTGTCCCCATCTCTCTAAGATGTGGTGAGGCTGTCTTGCCAGCTGCTTGGGCAAGAGCCGAATACTTGCTTTGCACATTTGTGTCAGCAGCAATGGCTGAAAGAGGGGTCAGAGCTCCTATTTTAAGAATACCGGTCTCCTCTTTGATGTAAGATAGGGAAGAGATAGTTTTTAGGTTGATAATGGTTTTGGGATACATTGCGCTCGAGAGAACGTCATTTTTCAGACGTCCTAAAAGATCAGTACCTCCAGCGATTGCTTCCGCATTTTCACTTTCCAAAGCCATGGATGCTTCCTCAATTGTATTAGCATTAAAATGCTCAAAGGTTTTCATTCTATCCTCCTATACCTTACCCAAGGCTTTTAATACTTTATCAGGGGTAAGAGGTTTGTCATCAATCCAGACTCCGATAGCATTGAATACGGCGCTCATCACGGCAGCCGAAGTTCCCGCTACTGATTTTTCACCTATTGGCGCAGCACCCATTGGTCCAAGAGGCTCGGGCACCTCGGTAATATTTACAATTGGCATGACATCGTCCACCATAGTAGCCCAGGCGTAACCATCATCAGAGGTGACCAGCGGTGTACCGGTAACCGGATCAATTGGTATAAAAAGCCTATGGGCTCTAGGGATATTGAGGAGTGCTCCTCCCGACACCTGCCCTTCTGCCACCTTTCTATGTATTGCCTTGCCGAGATTATGTGAACTGCAAGCCTCCAAAACGGTAACCTGTCCGGTCTCAGTATCGACTTCCACCTCAACAGCTAATGCCCCTGATGGAAATATGCCACCCCCCCTTCCCCCCGTGTTTGTTTGTACTGCGGGTCCGTAGACATGATTACTAATTACAATGTCGAAGACATAAGGCTTTTGTAAAGCGTCTTTAAATGTAACCTTTTTTGTAGGATCCGCTTTTAATGAGATGACGCTGTCTTTAGACTCTAAATCTTCAGCTTTTACCCCTAAAATATTAGCAGCTCTTTCGAATAGAATCGCCCTTGCTTCTTGAGCAGCTTGGAGTATCGCATGCCCTCCATAAAACAAGGTGGAGCTGCCAAAGGAGCAAGTTGTAAAAGGAGATATATCACTGTCCCCCAATATTACGGTATTTATGTCTTCGTATTTTGCCCCCAGGGCTTCTGCAAGAAGTACGCTTAAACTGGAGCCTATTCCTTGGCCAAAATTGCCTGGAAAACTATTGAATTGAATTGAACCATCGCGCGAGATTTTTAATTCAACAGATTTATCGTTCTTGGTGTGGTGTTTTGTAGCACAAGCTAAGCCTACACCTCGCTTTTTTGAACCTTCGTATGTTTCGCCTTTTCCTGGAGCGTGCCACTTGGTATCCCATCCGATACCATTCATCGCAGCCGTGAAATCTATGTCAAAAACTGAAGATTCCGTTAGAAGTGTATCGTCGTGTGTTTTATCTCCCGGCTGTAAATGATTCTTCAACTTGAACTTCCCCGCATCTATCCCTAATTTTCCAAGTACGCGTTCTATTCCCATCTCAATCGCCCAACAAGTCATCTCTGGGCCATAACTGCGAAAATAGCCACCGACGCCGTTATTGGTCATGCATGTATAAAGGACGAATTTCACGTTAGGACATTTGTAAAAATCTACCAAGGAAGACTGAGCAAAACCAGAGTAAACGGCATGGGTTTCACCATATCCACCGATATCATGATATTGGAGTATTTCCAGTGCAGTGAGGGAGCCATCATCCTTGGCGCCAACTCTTACGCGGATCTTTGCTTTATCCGGCATCGACATACAACTAAAAACCTCTCTTTTAGTGTATGATATCTTGACTGGCATTTTAGCCTTGCGGGATAATAGGGCTGTGATGCAAGCTCTCATCGAGCATTCCTTCAAGTTTGCACCATGGCCTGCACCTGAATAGTTGCTGATTAAATGGATATCAGTTTCGCGTATGCCGAATACCATCGAAAGTATGCTATGCAATGTAAATCCACCTTGTGAACTACTCCATACAGTCAGCTGTTCCCCAAACCATTGTGCTACGGTTGTATCGGTTTCCGGAGAGTGATTGGTTATGATGGGCGTTGATATTATAAAATCAGCCGAAATATCGGCTTCCTTTAAGCCTTGTTCTATGTCCCCTTTGGTAGCAGCGAAACACGGAGTTCCTGACGTTGCCATACCCTGAGCCATAGTAAAAGAATTTCCTGCTTCATAGATCTGTGGTGCATCCGGCTTTAAGGCTTCTATAGGATCTAACACCAGTGGTAATTCTTGATATTCTACCTTGATAAGCTTAACGGCTTCTTCAGCAATCTCAACAGTATCAGCAGCTACAGCGGCAACCGGGTCTCCCACGAATCTCACCTTGTCCACTGCGAACATCAGCCGTGGGGGTGACCAGTAACTATTCATACCATCCGGACGGCAGTCTTTGTGGGTGACTACTGCTCTAACCCCAGGCAATAACTCAGCCTCGGCAGTGTCGATGCTAATGATTTTTGCGTGTGCTAATGGGCTCCTAAGTATTTTACCATGAAGCATTCCTGGGATGTTTACGTCCTG contains the following coding sequences:
- a CDS encoding TldD/PmbA family protein encodes the protein MPHINEVAHDLKSLIYNQEAEYIEARLEASTSCRLSYRGRELETVSESSSAGGNIRVLYRGGWGFSTFNRFENLRTSLERALDSARLAGNRQSQLADVAPVVIKTPPPLHNPREINLSTKKELLDSYNELMWQAAPLNTSFIGYGDGYKTSIFLNSEGSFIEQSRADVSLRMSAIAGKDSDVQQSGISLGSTGNFNDITGLEEQVQDIARKAVAMLEAPRVKGGEYTVILDPVIAGVFTHEAFGHLSEADFVYENERLREIMTLGKAFGSSELNIIDDGTMPNLRGTYCYDEEGTPSQKTYLIREGKLVGRLHSKETAAIMKEKPSGNARAISYRHQPIVRMSNTYIEPGKTTFEEMLSDIKEGIYVKNWYGGTTSMEMFTFSGGEAYMIRNGKVAELIKPVVLSGNVFSTLHNIDAIGNDLDMNQGGGCGKGGQSPLPVSNGSPHIRIRKCLVGGQ
- a CDS encoding tyrosine-type recombinase/integrase; this encodes MAHHKAKNAAARQKIGLVDHSPYSTTHARANRSVEHSPYKTLSHYTEYFIVACRVEGKSPNTLEDYSTRLKRYIGTNGDVPADAVSALDIRAYLSKLQSQGLQQTTVRSHYKVLKTFFNWLIAEELLDKNPMSHVKPPKLPKKMVHPFSPDDIEKLLILTSGNTFLDVRNRAIILMFLDTGVRLSEMAAFTLADLDVNSGLIRVTGKGNKERVVRVGQRTLKALLRYLLMRDDNYPAMWLTEEGTPLHRDGINIMVRRLTARAGITRAKRGPHTFRHTAALAYYRNGGDIDTLQIMLGHSSTLITREYLSTIGADDMIAVHKKVSPVDNLKIRF
- a CDS encoding PAC2 family protein, which gives rise to MMDTRELIKIIARPKLNEPNLIAAWPGVSSVALIIASYLLEKLPFKDLAEIKPMYFFEPIGVLARNNIVEAPSFPQSRFFYYKNSTGPNDLILFIGDAQPASKAYDMANAILDLGSRFRMSRVYTCAAAMTRMHHTEQPSVRGVATNPAMAEKLERLNLNRGGNLQISGLNGLLLGVAKERNIDGICLLGDVPSYSHRIQNPMAALAVLDKLKPMLGIELDTADLAEVAKETQQRIKEFAAEAMEDYIDYFTEPIWEQGEEYYDDEEDEED
- a CDS encoding TldD/PmbA family protein; this encodes MEEILNLALKQCEAAEVFSYSDEEIPVEFESNRLKNIESNQSTVIALRIIKDGRVGYGVTTNSEEPEKLVTMAVETAEFGMKARFELPSPQQYLPVKTYDAAIEKITIEDMVKLGQELIDTVTKASPEIICDAGISRHSGNITILNSNGLQAKSYSGLFSFGIGGTLVRGTDMLFVGDGKYSSHPVYSGKDVVSNVLRQLEWAKDQTAISSKTMPVVFTPHGVENALIAPLVSAFNGKMVLEGASPLKGKLGTKLFSPDLSIIDDATSDFEAASSPFDDEGIATRAMPLINQGTVENFYYDLHTAALAGTVSTGNGNRSGGSLPSPGINALIIKGGDTSFEEMISDIKEGLIIEQLMGGEQGNILGGDFSGNVLLGYKIEDGKIAGRVKNTMIHGNVYKILKDIAAIGNDGRWVGSSLHTPSIYCHEISVASK
- a CDS encoding nitrous oxide-stimulated promoter family protein, whose amino-acid sequence is MSRLFDNLDKKKATDIRILAEFIDVYCRRKHTQTSRHAVKIIDERLEETINKKEVSLCEDCERLFNHGIAKLMQCPFDPKPSCRKCPDHCYAPKYRQQIKEVMRFSGTYLVSRGRLGLLFHIFK
- a CDS encoding HEAT repeat domain-containing protein — protein: MTTKKTRKINRPYLSIPITLDEVISSLVNTDDPVSSSHLAELSDLSSESFLKFRDAWNELGPERRYNIILRLKDLAEDNVELNFDVILKLGLDDEDPQIRLVSINGLWENRQNWLQRKLIAIALEDESEEVRICSVQALERFCLDAELNNKQDAKQQLANILLSIFNNPDKSNELRRRSLEAVSPLGLAEVHTAIKEAFQNDNREFKLSAVYSMGVNCNPYWLTILMPQLQNNDAELRYEAACACGEIGEEDAVNALIPLLEDDDRDVQLAAIEALGKIGGKESKEALNSLLESPDELLRDAAQQSVYELELYHDPFSPEILELDKE
- a CDS encoding ABC transporter ATP-binding protein, giving the protein MDDSFAIQTFELSRSFGVTRAVDNLNLDIRKGELLALLGPNGSGKTTTINMLCCLLKPTRGTARIMGFDINKEAMSVKNVIGVSPQETTLSERLTSLENLELIAKLRGIPPDKASRWSAALVEIMGLGERRKDQVRKFSGGMKRRLSIAMALIADPAIVFLDEPTLGLDPQARRALWEYIASLKGEKTILLTTHYMEEADFLSDNIAVMDAGKIAALGSSLDLKTRSMDKHTIIVHAWNITLKALDEIRGKYPEVKINGNSLSISGKELDFKETTDFIHSTGAVIRSAYYKEPSLEDAYLKITGKELTS